The Henckelia pumila isolate YLH828 chromosome 2, ASM3356847v2, whole genome shotgun sequence genome includes a window with the following:
- the LOC140881122 gene encoding nuclear pore complex protein NUP155: MAAWGNEIVMRDVTNAGLVVSDRIGREVAGQLDLEEALEASRYISHPYSTHPREWPPLVEVVDTWELPPVLIERYNAAGGEGTALCGIFPEIRRAWASVDNSIFLWRFDKWDGQCPEYSGDEQAICAVGLAKTKSGIFVESIQHLLVLATPVELILVGVCCSAKGDGTDPYAEISLQPLPEYTIPSDGVTMTCITCTEKGHIFLAGRDGHIYEMQYTTGSGWHKRCRKICLTSGIGSVISRWVVPNVFKFGAADPIVEMVVDSERHALYARTEDMKIQVFSIGPNGDGPFKKVAEERNLITQRDSHYSGRQQAGTRVPSRSTKSTIVCISPLSTLESKWLHLVAILSDGRRMYLSTSSGGTNSAVGGLSGIGTNHQRPSCLKVVTTRPSPPIGVGGSLSLGALSLAGRSQSDDLSLKIESAFYSSGTLVLSDPSPSAASSLLIVNRDPCMHSASSGSLGAGARGSRALRESVSSLPLEGRMLFVADVFPLPEAASIVQSLYSGLELCRFHNSWESFEKTSVNLWARGDLSSQHILPRRKIVIFSTMGMMEVVFNRPIDILRRLLESSSPRSLLEDFFNRFGAGESAAMCLMLAARIAYTDTLISNVASEKAAEAFEDPRLVGMPQLGGSGALSNTRTAASGFSMGQVVQEAEPLFSGAHEGLCLCSSRLLLPLWELPVFIIKGGSGSSDSMAEDAIVACRLSVGAMHVLEDKIRSLEKFLRSRKNQRRGLYGCVAGVGDITGSILIGTGSDLGAGDRSMVRNLFGSYSQNVGSSGSGSSNKRQRLPYSSGELAAMEVRAMECVRQLFLRCAEALFLLQLLSQHIVARLVQSFDQNAKQALVQLTFYHLVCSEDGDRLATRLISCLMEHYTGPTGKGTVDDVSNRLRDGCPSYYKETDYKFYLAVECLERAAATPDTEERENLAREAFKNLSKVPESADLYNVCKRFEDLRFYEAVVRLPLQKALTLDPAGDAFNDQVDSGIREHALAQRLQCYEIVAAALQSLKGEASRKEFGSPTGTYSQSVLDLASRKSYISQIIQLGVQSSDKIFHEYLYKILIDIGLEDELLEYGGPDLVQFLQNAGRDPTNEVRTVSSILSLIPQTGHSRVPLQSNQIKYFELLARYYVSKRQHMLAAKILVSLAERRSSEAGDTPTLDQRCQYLSNAVLQAKSAYEMDNISVRGAIDNGLLDLLEAKLAVLQFQIKIKDEMEALTSKLEASPSTSESIMNGSLPDNNCLGDAAFVLSLREKANELSVELKTITQLYNEFAVPFEFWEICLEMLYFASYSGDADTGIVRETWARLIDQALSRGGIAEACAVLKRVGSHVFPGDGAILPLDTLCLHLEKAAQERVVSGVELVGDEDIARALLAACKSAIEPVLNTYDQVLSNGAILPSPILRLRLLRSVLALLREWAMSIVAQKMGTSAVGASLILGGPFSMGQTTLRNQGLHDKISSAANRYMTEVRRLALPQNQTEAVYRGFKELEESLLSPFPLDRF; the protein is encoded by the exons ATGGCAGCATGGGGAAACGAAATTGTGATGCGCGACGTCACAAATGCCGGCCTAGTGGTCAGCGATCGGATTGGCAGGGAGGTGGCTGGGCAGCTGGATCTGGAAGAAGCCCTGGAAGCTTCTAGATACATTAGTCATCCTTATTCCACTCACCCACGCGAG TGGCCTCCTTTGGTTGAAGTCGTGGACACTTGGGAGCTGCCTCCAGTGCTGATTGAGAGATACAATGCAGCCGGTGGAGAGGGAACAGCTTTATGTGGAATATTTCCAGAGATTAGACGTGCATGGGCATCAGTGGATAATTCTATATTTCTTTGGCGTTTTGATAAGTG GGACGGCCAATGTCCAGAATATAGTGGGGATGAACAAGCTATCTGTGCTGTTGGTCTGGCCAAAACCAAGTCGGGCATTTTTGTTGAATCCATTCAACATTTACTAGTTTTGGCAACTCCTGTTGAG CTGATCCTTGTGGGGGTATGTTGTTCTGCGAAAGGTGATGGTACTGATCCTTATGCAGAGATTTCGCTTCAACCATTGCCAGAATATACGATTCCATCAGATGGTGTGACAATGACATGCATAACTTGCACCGAAAAGGGTCATATATTTCTGGCTGGGCGTGATGGTCACATTTATGAAATGCAATATACAACTGGTTCAGGTTGGCACAAACGCTGTCGTAAAATTTGCTTAACTTCTGGTATTGGAAGTGTCATCTCGAg gTGGGTTGTCCCTAATGTGTTTAAATTTGGAGCGGCTGACCCAATTGTTGAAATGGTAGTTGATTCTGAGAGGCATGCTTTATATGCACGTACAGAAGATATGAAAATACAAGTATTCTCTATTGGGCCAAATGGAGATGGTCCGTTCAAGAAGGTGGCTGAAGAAAGAAATTTGATCACTCAGAGAGACTCTCATTACAGTGGCAGACAACAAGCAGGGACAAGAGTTCCATCTCGATCAACCAAATCAACTATAGTTTGCATTTCACCCTTATCTACTTTGGAATCTAAGTGGTTGCATCTGGTAGCTATTCTATCAGATGGTCGGAGGATGTACCTTTCCACTTCATCTGGTGGAACTAATAGTGCTGTTGGAGGTTTGAGTGGGATTGGAACCAATCACCAAAGACCAAGCTGCTTAAAAGTTGTGACCACCCGGCCTTCTCCTCCCATTGGTGTGGGAGGCAGCCTTTCCCTTGGGGCGCTATCTCTTGCTGGAAGATCTCAGAGTGATGATCTATCACTGAAGATTGAATCAGCATTTTATTCTTCTGGAACTCTTGTCCTTTCTGATCCATCTCCATCTGCAGCTTCATCACTTCTAATTGTTAACCGGGATCCCTGCATGCACTCTGCTTCATCTGGTTCCTTGGGAGCAGGGGCAAGGGGTTCTCGTGCGCTTAGAGAATCAGTATCATCTCTACCTTTAGAAGGCCGAATGCTTTTTGTGGCAGATGTTTTTCCCCTGCCAGAGGCGGCGTCAATTGTACAGTCACTATATTCAGGATTAGAACTGTGTAGATTTCATAACTCATGGGAATCTTTTGAAAAGACGTCAGTTAATCTATGGGCAAGAGGAGATCTGTCTAGCCAGCATATTTTACCAAGAAGAAAAATTGTCATTTTCAGTACCATGGGGATGATGGAAGTAGTTTTTAACAGACCAATTGATATCCTGAGGAGATTGCTGGAATCTAGCTCACCGAGATCATTACTAGAAGATTTCTTCAATCGTTTTGGTGCTGGAGAGTCAGCTGCAATGTGTTTGATGCTCGCTGCAAGGATTGCCTACACTGATACCCTCATTAGCAATGTTGCCTCTGAGAAAGCAGCTGAAGCATTCGAGGACCCTAGACTTGTTGGAATGCCTCAACTCGGAGGAAGTGGTGCATTGTCCAACACTAGAACTGCAGCTAGTGGTTTCAGCATGGGGCAGGTTGTTCAAGAGGCTGAGCCTTTATTTTCAGGTGCTCATGAAGGCCTATGCTTGTGCTCATCAAGGTTACTCTTACCATTATGGGAGCTTCCTGTTTTCATCATCAAAGGTGGCTCAGGATCTTCAGATTCAATGGCCGAAGATGCGATTGTAGCTTGCAGACTGTCAGTTGGGGCAATGCATGTCCTTGAAGACAAAATTCGCTCCTTAGAGAAGTTCTTAAGGTCCAGAAAGAATCAAAGGCGGGGGCTCTATGGCTGTGTTGCTGGTGTAGGAGATATAACTGGTTCAATTTTAATTGGTACTGGATCAGATCTGGGTGCTGGTGACAGAAGCATGGTGCGGAACTTATTTGGTTCATATTCTCAGAATGTTGGCTCCAGTGGGAGTGGATCATCAAATAAAAGGCAGCGGCTTCCTTATAGTTCTGGGGAACTCGCGGCCATGGAG GTGAGAGCGATGGAGTGCGTAAGGCAGTTGTTTCTCAGATGCGCTGAAGCCTTATTTCTTCTTCAATTACTTTCACAGCACATTGTAGCACGCCTGGTTCAGAGTTTTGATCAAAATGCTAAGCAAGCTTTAGTTCAGTTGACATTCTACCATTTAGTTTGTTCAGAGGATGGAGATCGATTGGCAACGAGGCTTATTTCTTGTCTAATGGAG CACTACACTGGTCCTACCGGCAAGGGAACGGTAGATGATGTTAGTAATAGACTGAGGGATGGTTGTCCAAGCTACTACAAAGAAACTGACTACAAGTTCTACTTAGCTGTTGAATGCCTCGAGAGAGCTGCTGCGACCCCTGACACCGAAGAACGGGAAAATCTTGCGAGGGAGGCCTTCAAAAATTTAAGTAAAGTCCCAGAGTCTGCGGATTTGTATAATGTATGCAAACGGTTTGAAGATTTGAG ATTCTATGAAGCTGTTGTTCGGTTACCATTGCAAAAAGCCCTGACTCTTGATCCGGCCGGTGATGCTTTCAACGATCAAGTAGATTCAGGGATCCGAGAGCATGCCCTAGCTCAACGTTTGCAGTGCTATGAGATTGTCGCTGCTGCTTTGCAGTCTCTTAAAGGCGAAGCTTCAAGAAAGGAATTTGGATCGCCAACCGGCACTTATTCTCAATCCGTTCTTGATCTGGCCTCTCGCAAAAGTTACATAAGCCAAATCATTCAACTTGGCGTTCAATCCTCCGATAAAATTTTCCATGAGTACTTGTACAAAATATTGATTGACATAGGCCTTGAAGATGAGTTATTGGAATATGGTGGTCCAGACTTGGTGCAGTTTTTGCAAAATGCGGGGCGTGACCCTACTAATGAG GTTCGGACTGTCTCCTCAATTTTATCGTTGATTCCTCAAACGGGCCATTCAAGAGTTCCTTTACAATCTAACCAGATAAAATACTTCGAGCTTCTTGCACGTTATTATGTGTCAAAGCGGCAGCACATGCTTGCTGCTAAAATATTAGTGAGCCTGGCGGAAAGGCGATCCAGTGAAGCGGGTGATACACCAACTCTTGATCAAAG ATGTCAATACCTGAGTAACGCTGTTCTGCAAGCTAAGAGTGCCTATGAGATGGACAACATCTCTGTCCGGGGTGCTATTGACAATGGGCTTCTTGACTTACTTGAAGCAAAACTTGCtgttcttcaatttcagattaaGATTAAAGATGAAATGGAGGCGCTGACTTCAAAGTTGGAGGCTTCTCCTAGCACATCTGAATCCATCATGAACGGTTCATTGCCTGATAATAATTGCCTCGGTGATGCTGCTTTTGTGCTTTCTCTACGTGAAAAGGCAAACGAATTATCAGTGGAATTAAAGACCATTACTCAATTATATAATGAGTTTGCTGTGCCATTTGAATTCTGGGAG ATTTGTCTTGAAATGCTATATTTTGCAAGCTATTCTGGTGATGCTGATACCGGCATTGTCAGAGAAACCTGGGCTAGGCTCATTGATCAAGCTCTTTCAAGAGGTGGCATTGCTGAAGCTTGTGCTGTGTTGAAGAGGGTTGGTTCCCATGTTTTCCCTGGCGATGGAGCTATCTTACCATTAGATACACTATGCCTTCACCTTGAGAAAGCCGCACAG GAGCGAGTGGTTTCAGGGGTTGAACTTGTTGGAGATGAAGATATAGCCAGGGCTCTTCTCGCTGCTTGCAAGAGTGCAATAGAGCCTGTATTGAATACTTATGATCAGGTTTTATCCAATGGAGCTATTCTACCATCTCCGATTTTAAGGTTACGTCTTCTTAGGTCTGTGCTTGCTCTTCTTCGTGAGTGGGCGATGTCCATTGTCGCGCAGAAAATGGGCACGAGTGCTGTTGGAGCTTCTTTGATTCTTGGTGGACCATTTTCAATGGGGCAAACAACATTAAGAAATCAAGGGCTTCACGATAAGATCAGCAGTGCGGCAAATAG GTATATGACTGAGGTGCGAAGGTTGGCCCTTCCACAGAATCAAACAGAGGCTGTTTACCGGGGTTTTAAGGAGCTCGAAGAATCACTCTTGAGCCCTTTTCCCCTTGATCGGTTTTGA